In Helianthus annuus cultivar XRQ/B chromosome 8, HanXRQr2.0-SUNRISE, whole genome shotgun sequence, a single genomic region encodes these proteins:
- the LOC110873151 gene encoding probable aquaporin TIP2-1, giving the protein MVKLAFGDFADSFSVSSIKSYLAEFIATLLFVFAGVGSALAFGKLTGDAPLDPAGLVAIAVAHALALFVGVSIAANISGGHLNPAVTFGLAVGGHITILSGLFYWIAQVLGAIVASFLLQFVTGGLAVPTHGVDGINAIQGVVFEIIITFALVYTVYATAADPKKGSLGTIAPIAIGFIVGANILAAGPFSGGSMNPARSTGPAVASGDFSQIWIYWVGPLIGGGLAGLIYGDVFIGSYTSAPTEDYA; this is encoded by the exons ATGGTGAAGTTGGCATTTGGGGATTTTGCCGACTCATTTAGTGTCAGCTCAATCAAGTCATATTTGGCTGAGTTCATTGCTACACTTCTTTTCGTGTTTGCCGGTGTAGGATCGGCTCTCGCTTTTG GCAAGCTCACAGGTGATGCACCATTAGACCCGGCTGGTCTAGTAGCTATAGCAGTGGCTCATGCTCTTGCACTATTTGTTGGAGTGTCAATTGCCGCCAACATCTCCGGCGGCCATTTGAATCCAGCTGTCACCTTTGGATTGGCTGTTGGTGGCCACATCACTATCTTAAGCGGCTTATTTTACTGGATTGCTCAAGTGCTTGGTGCCATTGTTGCGTCATTCCTTCTTCAGTTCGTCACGGGTGGATTG GCCGTTCCGACCCATGGAGTAGATGGAATAAACGCTATCCAAGGAGTAGTGTTTGAGATTATCATAACCTTTGCGCTAGTCTACACAGTTTATGCAACTGCAGCTGACCCCAAAAAGGGTTCACTTGGAACCATTGCACCCATTGCAATTGGTTTCATCGTTGGAGCTAACATATTGGCTGCCGGCCCATTCAGTGGTGGTTCAATGAACCCCGCTCGATCAACTGGACCTGCTGTTGCTAGCGGAGACTTCTCACAAATCTGGATTTACTGGGTTGGACCACTTATCGGTGGTGGTCTAGCTGGGCTTATCTATGGTGATGTATTCATTGGTTCATACACTTCAGCCCCCACCGAAGACTATGCTTAA
- the LOC110873150 gene encoding formyltetrahydrofolate deformylase 1, mitochondrial isoform X1, translated as MSVLRRISSRTRRVLQSANRSFNTLPEPSPPLSHGIHVLYCPDSVGIVATISECIASKGGNILEADVFVPQNKNVFYSRSEFVFDPIKWPRTQMNEDILKLSKKYNAIRSVVRVPSIDPKYKIAVLASKQDHCLVDLLLAWQDGKLPIDISSVISNHDRLPNSHVMRLLERHEIPYHYLSTCKEDKREDEILQLVQDTDFLVLARYMQVLSKSFLNRYAKDIINIHHGLLPSFKGGNPCRQAFYAGVKLIGATSHFVTEELDCGPIIEQMVERVSHKDNLLSFVQKSENLEKQCLLKALKSYCELRVLPYEDNRTVVF; from the exons atgagtgtTCTTCGAAGAATATCATCACGAACACGAAGGGTTCTTCAATCCGCCAATCGATCATTCAACACGCTTCCAGAGCCTTCTCCTCCCCTCTCTCACGGCATTCATGTTCTATATTGCCCT GATAGTGTTGGAATTGTGGCCACAATATCTGAGTGTATTGCATCAAAAGGTGGGAACATATTGGAAGCTGATGTATTTGTGCCCCAAAACAAGAATGTTTTCTACTCTAGAAG TGAATTCGTCTTTGATCCTATCAAATGGCCAAGGACACAAATGAATGAGGACATTCTCAAGTTATCAAAGAAATATAATGCTATAAGATCTGTTGTTCGGGTGCCATCTATAGATCCCAAGTATAAAATTGCGGTTCTTGCTTCTAAGCAG GACCATTGTCTTGTTGATTTGTTGCTTGCATGGCAAGATGGAAAACTTCCAATCGATATAAGTTCAGTCATTAG TAATCATGATAGGCTTCCCAATTCCCATGTGATGCGGCTTCTTGAAAGGCATGAGATCCCATATCACTATCTGTCCACATGTAAAGAAGATAAAAGAGAAGATGAGATTCTGCAGTTGGTTCAAGATACCGATTTTCTAGTCCTTGCTAGATATATGCAG GTTTTATCTAAAAGTTTTTTGAATAGATACGCGAAAGATATAATCAACATTCATCATGGCTTATTGCCATCATTCAAGGGTGGGAATCCTTGTAGGCAG GCTTTTTATGCTGGTGTGAAATTGATTGGTGCTACAAGCCACTTTGTGACAGAAGAACTTGATTGTGGGCCAATTATTGAACAGATG GTAGAGAGAGTTTCACACAAGGATAATCTACTGAGTTTTGTACAGAAATCAGAGAATCTTGAGAAACAATGCCTTCTTAAAGCACTAAAATCCTACTGTGAGTTGCGTGTTCTACCATATGAAGACAACAGGACGGTTGTTTTTTAA
- the LOC110873150 gene encoding formyltetrahydrofolate deformylase 1, mitochondrial isoform X2, with protein sequence MFYIALVGIVATISECIASKGGNILEADVFVPQNKNVFYSRSEFVFDPIKWPRTQMNEDILKLSKKYNAIRSVVRVPSIDPKYKIAVLASKQDHCLVDLLLAWQDGKLPIDISSVISNHDRLPNSHVMRLLERHEIPYHYLSTCKEDKREDEILQLVQDTDFLVLARYMQVLSKSFLNRYAKDIINIHHGLLPSFKGGNPCRQAFYAGVKLIGATSHFVTEELDCGPIIEQMVERVSHKDNLLSFVQKSENLEKQCLLKALKSYCELRVLPYEDNRTVVF encoded by the exons ATGTTCTATATTGCCCT TGTTGGAATTGTGGCCACAATATCTGAGTGTATTGCATCAAAAGGTGGGAACATATTGGAAGCTGATGTATTTGTGCCCCAAAACAAGAATGTTTTCTACTCTAGAAG TGAATTCGTCTTTGATCCTATCAAATGGCCAAGGACACAAATGAATGAGGACATTCTCAAGTTATCAAAGAAATATAATGCTATAAGATCTGTTGTTCGGGTGCCATCTATAGATCCCAAGTATAAAATTGCGGTTCTTGCTTCTAAGCAG GACCATTGTCTTGTTGATTTGTTGCTTGCATGGCAAGATGGAAAACTTCCAATCGATATAAGTTCAGTCATTAG TAATCATGATAGGCTTCCCAATTCCCATGTGATGCGGCTTCTTGAAAGGCATGAGATCCCATATCACTATCTGTCCACATGTAAAGAAGATAAAAGAGAAGATGAGATTCTGCAGTTGGTTCAAGATACCGATTTTCTAGTCCTTGCTAGATATATGCAG GTTTTATCTAAAAGTTTTTTGAATAGATACGCGAAAGATATAATCAACATTCATCATGGCTTATTGCCATCATTCAAGGGTGGGAATCCTTGTAGGCAG GCTTTTTATGCTGGTGTGAAATTGATTGGTGCTACAAGCCACTTTGTGACAGAAGAACTTGATTGTGGGCCAATTATTGAACAGATG GTAGAGAGAGTTTCACACAAGGATAATCTACTGAGTTTTGTACAGAAATCAGAGAATCTTGAGAAACAATGCCTTCTTAAAGCACTAAAATCCTACTGTGAGTTGCGTGTTCTACCATATGAAGACAACAGGACGGTTGTTTTTTAA